A genomic region of Salvelinus namaycush isolate Seneca chromosome 7, SaNama_1.0, whole genome shotgun sequence contains the following coding sequences:
- the LOC120051413 gene encoding uncharacterized protein LOC120051413: protein MADQGISTPSILGIVTIFCCIYGGQFVNAAGPSTTRYVITNGNVIINPGIRGGVLLEILWKHGVNMAVEWDTAGIQEFRDFKGRTSLNTTTGEITIRQLTKQLSGVYEAECMIGVEIQTFQQRVEVIDPVSQPEVTCELNGTMATIHCSAEGPLVEFRWSWSDHQGEMWSQEQTGQHYNIKSPESVSYTCEARNPVSEKTQTYNSNDCLATGNPEIYIYTGIGAGVLLLVAVVVAVVVWLIKKRSKDLRSTGNASHPEEDREKAVAISQAEIVEEEKKLLLDEELTQNISVKDRVNQINQNSEAVKTGDGEGEKKPLLDKAGSTDSDVIVSNIPFKLNNQNQVWCGESGKKRREEKEQNAESKQNMNFTLGSVPGDTGQTAPPKPPRSSLNYNSPYPQILETQHSREHHGRGPDQSMSDNGTERDGEGDGQLMSQKTLDTGKESGGKEGGTREEGEHVEKEKVVEDDLVRVEGEGQEETDRRGDGGEKKGQEREMENNEEQMKGEGE, encoded by the exons ATGGCTGACCAAGGAATATCAACTCCCAGTATATTAGGCATAGTCACTATATTCTGTTGCATTTATGGCGGACAATTCGTCAATG CAGCTGGACCGTCCACCACCCGTTATGTCATCACAAACGGCAATGTCATTATCAACCCTGGGATCCGTGGTGGAGTTTTACTGGAGATCCTCTGGAAACATGGTGTAAATATGGCGGTGGAATGGGACACTGCCGGGATACAGGAATTTCGTGATTTTAAAGGGAGGACATCCTTGAACACCACGACTGGAGAAATCACAATCAGACAGCTGACCAAGCAGCTCAGCGGGGTGTATGAGGCAGAGTGTATGATTGGTGTGGAAATACAGACCTTTCAGCAGAGAGTGGAAGTCATTG ACCCAGTATCACAACCTGAAGTCACCTGTGAATTGAACGGTACCATGGCAACAATTCACTGCAGTGCTGAGGGTCCACTGGTGGAGTTTCGCTGGTCTTGGTCTGACCACCAGGGGGAGATGTGGAGCCAGGAGCAGACTGGACAGCACTACAACATCAAATCCCCAGAGTCAGTCAGCTACACCTGTGAGGCCAGGAACCCAGTCAGTGAGAAGACACAGACATACAACAGCAACGACTGCCTGGCCACAG gtaatCCTGAGATCTACATCTACACTGGTATTGGTGCAGGTGTCTTGTTGTTGGTTGCTGTTGTGGTTGCTGTTGTGGTCTGGCTCATCAAGAAGCGTTCCAAAG ATTTGCGGAGCACAGGGAATGCCAGCCATCCTGAAGAGGATCGAGAGAAGGCGGTGGCAATCAGCCAGGCAGAGATTGTGGAAGAGGAGAAAAAGCTATTACTAGATGAAGAACTCACTCAGAACATAAGTGTAAAGGATAGGGTCAATCAGATCAACCAGAACAGTGAGGCTGTGAAAACTGGAGATGGTGAGGGAGAGAAGAAACCATTACTAGACAAGGCAGGATCCACTGActcagatgttattgtgagtaaTATCCCGTTCAAACTGAACAACCAGAATCAGGTGTGGTGTGGGGAGTCCGGAAAGAAACGGAGGGAAGAAAAAGAGCAGAACGCAGAATCCAAACAGAACATGAACTTTACCTTGGGGAGTGTACCAGGGGATACCGGCCAAACTGCTCCTCCGAAGCCACCTCGGAGCAGCCTTAACTATAATTCACCGTACCCACAGATCCTGGAGACACAGCACAGCAGAGAGCATCATGGGAGAGGACCTGACCAAAGCATGAGTGATAATggcacagagagagatggagagggagatggacagcTTATGTCCCAAAAAACCTTAGACACAGGGAAGGAGAGCGGAGGAAAGGAGGGGGGgacaagagaggagggagagcacGTTGAGAAAGAGAAGGTAGTAGAAGATGATTTAgtgagagtggagggagagggacaaGAAGAGACAGATAGGAGAGGTGATGGAGGAGAAAAaaagggacaggagagagagatggaaaataatgaagagcagatgaaaggagagggagaataa